The genomic DNA AAACAGCCTGCAAAATCATTAGCAAGACGGGACATTTGTTTTGCAGAAGATTCGTTCTTCGTGGGTCCAACAGGCTAGCAGTTGGGGAAATGGGATACATTAACCGCTGGGTAACGTTTCGCTGGAAAATGCTCAGATTACGATCACGCACGAATCCGATATGCGGTCTGCAGCGATATGCTGTTGCCATGCCTTGTACCAGCCTTATTGTTGCACGCTTAACAGCACAATCGGTTTCATTTTTCGTGCGAATGCTTGCGGAACGTTTCTCAACGGAAGCACTTGACATCGACCCGCCACTGGACACCGCTGGACGCAGCAGCATTAGTCGCGATAGTTGCACGTCGCCTCCGACTCATTCCCGTACACTCGCTACCCTGCTCTTGGGCTGGGGCTGCCGGTCCGTTCGGGTTTGGTCCCGTTTGCTGATCTGTCAAATGATCTTGAGGAGGTTATCAAACGGTCAGCGGAAGGACAGTTTTTGTGTGACAATTCTTTTTTAaaccgttttttctttttcgtacaAGAATGTGCTAGATGCGTCCGTTCGGGCACAAGCGAGAAATTGTACGCCACTGCACAGGAAAAGCGACCAAGAAAAGTGTGCAAGCTTTGCAAATGCTGTGTGGCGAtggaactgttttttttcttcttctccgaaCGGACGTGGAAATGTACGGTAACGGGTGTTTTCGACGCGTCAGACGCAGTAGTTGTCTCACAAATACgcaaattcaaattttgcaaggctttttttgtttgccaaccAAAAACATGACACCATGCGACGATGACGGAGTGAGGTGTGCAACGATGATGGTGCGATATGCGTACACTGAACTTGCAGCCATGCGGACGGACGGACATGGTGGAGTCCATTGCCGTCATTTGCTGCGCACTGTCCGTTATAATGCGAGGCCTTAAATGAGTTCACCAAGGTATTATTAGCTGATCGGGAAAATACCACTAATAGAATGATTTTGACACCAAACTTGTACCGATAATCACATCCGTTCGGGAACTTCGAACTCCGACAACTGGAAAAGCTGTTCAACacatgttttctttctctcgtgCAAGGGTGAATACCGCTTTCACCCCTAGTTCAGTGGCCAATACAATACTCATCATTCCAGCAAAGCCGCCTGTGTAGCGCTTAAAACCTcgttctccttcttcttctccggCCCGGCAAGGGAGTCCTCCTACCCGTAACCTATAAATCTTAATCCACGCCGCTCGCCCGGCGGTCggatagcaaaaaaaggggttcggAAAACTGGTCTCGTCCCCAAACGAAAGGGAAAACTGCTCCGGGAACACAAAGGAAAACTCCGATGCGGAAAAACCGCACAACATGAAAATGCCGCCGTCGAATGTTGGTGAGGGTTTGTTGGGTTTGTTCGATGTTTCGACGGGAAGAAAGTTAGTTCGTCTTTGCTGGTCGGTCTTCTCAAAGCACGTGAGAGGCGTGAGTCACGGAACACTAATGACTACCTTTTAGGGCAGGGCTCGGGGGCAGGAGattcttccgggagtttccGGCAGTTTTGGAGaagattttcctttccgtcACGTTTTTGGTGGTTGATTTTGGGAGTTTTCTCCCGTGGAAAGGGGTTGGGGCTAATGCGTTTCAATGCAAGGGCATTCACCTCGCAAAAGGGGCATTGTGTTGTAATTGTGCCTATTTGTGGGTATATAATAAGTTACTTCAGGCTGCACAAACAGCACCCTCACACCATTCCTTTGTGGCGCACGGAAGTCGTTTTCACAAAAAGTTGACAAAAGCAAATCCAAAACCGTGGCATTTTCCAGaaggaaatttaaattcatatcTAGTATCTGTGGCCTGTGTGGTTGCATTGGCAGCTATAGTAAACTTTTTGGGGTAAGGAAACTTTTTCCGCTGGCAAAGAATGAGTAGCAATCATTGCAGGATATCCCGACCCGTCACAAAATTTCGCTGCACGTGACTTTTATCAGCGGGAGGTTGAATATGCTTCTCCCCTTTCTTATTTATATCAGTCTAGGAAGGGAATGGATTGCAGCGCATTCAAGCCCGCATCTTTACCAGTTACTTTAGAGAATTTACATAAAACTGGTGTATAAAATAACAGTAACGCACCTAGAATTTCAAAAGCATAGGCCTCCTGGTGGGCGGCTGTATGTGTGGCTCCTCCGGAGCATGAAATGTCCGCCTTTTAATTTGTATTCGAAAGCAACCGGTGTGTGCGCCAGCCGGTTAGTAAAGGTAGGAATTAATGGCAGTCGGAACGCTTCTCACCCGGATAAAAGTGAGTCGTCAAGTTCAAGAGGATCACCGGTCGAAGTATTACAAGTTCATCAAACCGTACCCACCAAAGGGACCGTACCGTTTGCCACAATAATAAATGCCGACGTTGGTACGCTTTTGCGTGGTTTTATATTTCCCTCCGTAGAGGACAACCGCTCGCACCGCTGCAAGTTTACAGCTGAATGAAAGTTAAGTAGTGTGTTGTGTCTGTTTGATAATCTCCTAGACCCTCGTTATGCACCTTAAATAAGGATTAAAGTGTCCCTGTGTTGCGCAGCTCGCATGCGGTCGGTCGGGTGGGTTCGTTATTAGGAGATTAAGCTACCAatatgcgagtgtgtgtgtgtacacacaATGTAACTCGTGTCACTTTTTTCGTGTCCGTCCGTTCCACCCTTGTGGGAACGTGTCGCGCTGTTTTGTTGGCTTCGGTCTGGCTTAAAAGAGGATGCGGAACACAAAAGTGCCGACATGGGCGGAAGCATCTACGTTGCTTCGGTGGCGGTAGCTCTGACGACCATTGCTGGGTAGCTTTCTTCATTGAACTCTGAGTATTCATTTGTATGCAGATGTCGATGGATGAATCGAACGCAAGTGTCCTGCTGTGACTTTATTAGGATTAGGGCTCTTTCGGGAGATAGCTGCATTGGAAGAACGCACTCCAAAATCATCAAAGAAGGTTGTTTAGGATTGGGTATTCCAGCCAGGAATGAAGTGAAGAACGGTATTGTATcttctttttggtttgctATAATGAGCATGTGTATAAGACATTGCAAGGCCTCCAAACTTTTTCAAGACACTCGGTCCAGACTGCTAACGATCTCCACAGAGGTTCAACTCCACTTGATCTACCAAACGCTTCGCTCTCCTTTACAACTCGTGCCGAATGGGTTGCTGACGAGCTTTTTTCTGGTGCAGTCCTTGTCATCACATGCCCCAACATTCATATCTTCCCGGCTAAGGCCACTCTCAGGATGTATGTACCGTCAAAGGGCAGTTATTAAATAGATTGCTTTACGTAGCATGTGATCATATGTgtggcatgtgtgtgtgatcacttCAAATTCTATTACATCGAGTAATAAATACAACGCTCTTAAAGCATTTTATAAATTGTTTGTTCAGGAGTAATATCAATTTATGGTCTATTTACCTTCATCTTACACATTTACCTCATTTATTCCAAAAAATTGCGCCAATTTTGAATAGCGTTTCTGTACCCCGATTGCAAACGTTTCCAACTTTCGCCCGTTCGTCGATTGTTGTGAAAATGCAATCGATGAATCTTCATAGAATCCAACTCGAGGGTATATCCACGCAAATGCACATTGACAGCTGATTTGGCCATCGTTGTTATTGCTGTGCTAAAAGTAAACAAAGTTCCTCAGCTTGTATTCTCGATTCCTAAatctttaattaaatttaaaataaaacatcatttTCTACTTCAAATGCAATGTAATTGTGATACAGAAAGATCACCAGTTCAAGGAAAACGTGTTGAATGAAAGCTTCAAGCTAAATGGATTGTGTGTTAACAATTGAAGGTGATGGAAATATTGCATCCGATGTTTGCCGTGGGTGTGGAGGCAAGGATGCAATCAAACCGCTCTCTGTGTACGGGAATGTATTTAAATGGTGCACTTCAATAGATGTAAGCTTTATATGATTTCGTCGTTTTACTGTTGGAATGTTTATGCAGGGATTTTATCTTTGTTTCAATTCTTCAGGTTTCTTCTCCCGATGGGCTCCCTTCGAACATATGCAATAGATGTTTGCAAATGCTGACGATATCTTACGAATTCAAACTCGTGTGCACCCGTACAGATAGAAAATTACGAGCCGGAAAGAATAATGCTGCTCGGGTAGAGAATGTTTCGTCGGACGGCTATGATAAGTCAGAATCAGTGTACGAAATGAAAACTGAGGAAATCGTGGAGGAGGTAATCCTGGCCGACAACGAGTGTTTTGATTCCTTTTTAGAAAATATATCAAAATTTGATGAGTGCATCGCCAAGAAGCCGGAAGGTACAAAGCAGGATGAAATCTGTGAATTCGAGCTTTTGTCCGATGATGACGGCTACTTACTGCCGGTTTCTGATAAATCCGATGAAATTACACTGTTGGACGCCCGGGAGTCGGATAACACGCAAAGTATGGAAGATCAGGAAAAAGTAGAAGAGCATGATTTCAATGACACGGTGGAATATCTCGAGGAAGCATGCAAGGAACTGGACCAAGTTAGTAAAAGGCCAGAATCTAGCAACAAAACTGTATCTATCGTCGTCCGGAACGATGAACCGAGCTCAACCAAAGCACAGTCCACGCGGCATTGTTGCCCGGACTGTGGAAAAAGTTTCGCGTCCAGGACGAATAtgtaccggcaccagcacGCACACAGAGGTTCAAAACCGTACAAATGCGATATCTGCAAGAAAGGATTCACACAGAGCGGGACGCTAAAAACGCACAAATTAACACATTTCAACATAAAACCGTTCGTGTGCAACGTGTGTGGTCAGCGATTTACGCAAAGCAAATCGGTGAAACTACACCTTCGGCGACATACGGGGGAAAAGCCATACGTTTGTGATATTTGTAATGCAGCATTCCGGCAAAAGAATGGACTGCAGCGGCACATGAAAGTGCACGCTGAAAAGGCGTGAAATTAGTCGTTACTTAACAGGGCCGAGATAGCAAATACTCCTTGCACAGTCTCTTCGTAAATTTACTAAACAAATAGATTAGAttctttcaaaaatatttaaataaacagaATAGGTTTCGAATTCAAAAacttgtatcaataattgtacaAAAACGATTTCTTTCGTGGACAAAGAAATCAAAGTGAGCTTGAAGCACTCAATCTGGTAGTGTAATCGCAGATGGGTCAAAATGCCatcgttgtttgtttacatcctGCACAAAGGCAGCGAAAGCCTACAAGTGTTTTGGGCTTTCAAGTTTTCATCCAAATTGTTCGTGATGGGATTGTGTTCGTCGTGTTT from Anopheles stephensi strain Indian chromosome 2, UCI_ANSTEP_V1.0, whole genome shotgun sequence includes the following:
- the LOC118502493 gene encoding zinc finger protein 624-like produces the protein MTDKASYRSPGVISSDNRIFQRHSKEDALRRHFSTFIALCSWYGFYSPGTNLESAKVSSPDGLPSNICNRCLQMLTISYEFKLVCTRTDRKLRAGKNNAARVENVSSDGYDKSESVYEMKTEEIVEEVILADNECFDSFLENISKFDECIAKKPEGTKQDEICEFELLSDDDGYLLPVSDKSDEITLLDARESDNTQSMEDQEKVEEHDFNDTVEYLEEACKELDQVSKRPESSNKTVSIVVRNDEPSSTKAQSTRHCCPDCGKSFASRTNMYRHQHAHRGSKPYKCDICKKGFTQSGTLKTHKLTHFNIKPFVCNVCGQRFTQSKSVKLHLRRHTGEKPYVCDICNAAFRQKNGLQRHMKVHAEKA